Part of the Calditrichota bacterium genome is shown below.
TGCCGGGTGGGACACCAGTTTCATCGCTCTCGATCCGTCCCTTATTGGCGGCGGCCCACTCCAAATTCGCCTCAAGGTAATCAGCGACGAAGCGGTCGCCGAGGAGGGCTGGGCGATCGACCGCATCACGGTGCACCTTTCCAACCGGCCGCTGCGCGTCCCTGTTGATGCACCGCCTCCACCCGAGTTTAGCCTTCGAGCCTGGCCGGTTCCGGCTAATGGATCGTTGGTGGTCTCGCTTCAAGGCAGAATAGGGGCGCCGATAGACCTGAATATCTACGACCGACAGGGAAGACGAATGGCGAGCGTCGCTTCCGGCACATTGCTTGCTGAGAGACATGTCTGGCAGATCGACGTCTCGCATTGGCCGTCGGGAACTTACTACGTCCAGTCCAGGTCCGGCAGCCGGCGCGCCGCGCGAAGCGTTGTAGTCTTGAAATAACGGCAACAGGTCTAACGCAAGGGCGGAATGAATCCTGCCCTCCAAGAGAAGTAAGATGTCTTCTACCACCAACATCCTGATCGTCGGCGTCGGCGGTCAGGGCGTCATCCTCGCCTCGGAACTCCTTTCCGAAGCCGCGATGAGCGCCGGCTACGATGTCAAGAAGTCCGAAGTCCACGGCATGGCTCAGCGCGGTGGCGTCGTCTCGTCTCATGTCCGTTTCGGTCCCAAGGTCCACTCGCCACTCATTCCCGATGGCGCCGCTGATGTCGTCCTCGCTTTCGAGGCCGCCGAAGGTCTCCGTTGGGTCGATCAGGTTAAACCTGACGGTGCTCTAGTCGTCAACACCCAGGAGATCGTCCCGCCTATCGCTTTTACAAAGGAGCACCGTTACCCGGACGACCCGGTCGGACAAGCGCGCCAGGTCGTCGAAAAGGTCGTCGCCATTGACGCCCACGCGGTGGCATCGGAAGCAGGCAGTTCGAAAATGGTCAACACCGTTCTCTTGGGAGCGATTTCCAACTACCTGCCGCTCGAGGAGGCAACCTGGGAGGCAATCCTTCGCAAGAAGGTGCCGCGCGGTACTGAGGAAGCTAACCTCACTGCCTTTCGACGTGGACGGCAGTTCGCCCTCGCCGAAGCAACTTGATTCATCGTTTGCACAAAATCCTCCAAATCGCCGGCTTCATCGCCGCAGCAATGGTCATTCTACCCGGCTGCAATGTCGGAGGTGCCGATGCTTTCATCCCCGGCGACTCAGTCGAGGATAACAACGCCCGCGCCGCCGGCGAACCGGTTACCGGCGACTGGGTGATCATGAATCTCCTGGACGAACCCGAGCACCTCAACCCCCAAACCTCGACCTCGGCGTCGGCAACTTACATAAAAAATTACATTTATGAGTCATTGATACAGACTCGGCGCGAGCCGCCATGGGACGAGGAGCCGCTCCTCTCGGACGGCATGCCGGAGGTTTCGCCCGACCACCTCGTCTATCGCTGGCGCCTCCGCCCTGAGGCCCGCTGGCACGACGGGCAGCCCCTCACCGCTCGCGACGTCGAATTCACCCTGAAGTCTCTCACCAATCCCTACGTCGATAACCTGCCATCGAAGCCTTACTACGCCGAACTGGAGAGCCTGATCGTCGAAGGCGACCATACGATCACGATGTTCTGCACCAAGCCTTACTTTATGCATCTCCAGTTCCTCGGCGGGAACTTCGTGATGCCAAGGCACATTTGGGATCCGAACGACCTTTTAGGCAGCCTCACTTTTGCCCAGGTGAAGTATGGAACCGGCTACGGGCGGCTGGCTGATCTCCTCGAGTCGGAGCGCACCTTTCCAGCAGCCAACTTGGTCGCGGAAACGATACTTCACTCTCTTATGAAGTCCGTTGAACAGGTAACCGGCGGCAAGGTTAAGGCGGACGCGGTCGAGGCGGCGATAGCCGGAACATCCCGCGGCGCCGAGGATCGTCTTGCCGCTGTCATTAACAACCTATCGGGCAATCCCGACGCTGCTCCGGCAGTGCGGCTTATCACGGAAGGCCGAATCCTGATCGAACGCGCACTCGATGCGCTTCCGGGTGAGCAACGACTTCTGGCCGGACGCGATCAAATGGCTTTTGCTGCGCTTTGCCGCGATCTCCATACCCGTATCGAAACTTATGGCCGGGCTTGCAACAGCCATGAACAGAACCGCATGCCAACGGTCGGATCCGGCCCTTTCCGATTCGCTCACTGGAAGACCGGCCAGGAACTCGTCCTCGAGCGCAACGCGGACTACTGGGACGGCCCCGGACATGCCTATCTCGACCGCATTGTTTTCCGGGTCCTAACTGACTATACGGCGTCGCTCGTCGCGTTGAAGAACGGCACCATCGACTTCATGGAGAACCTCCAGACGATCCAGTTTCTGACCTTGACCAACCAGCAGAGGTTCCTCGACCGGTTCATCAAGAGCACGTTCCTGATCCCAACCTATTCCTACCTTGGTTGGCGTAACAGCAACCCAATATTCAGCGACCTGCGGGTGCGCAATGCCATGACCCGTCTCGTGCGGCGGCGTGAAATCGCGCAGCAGATTCAGTTCGGCTTTTCGGAAGTTGTCGAATCGCCCTTCTACCGCTTCGGATCCGATTTCGACACAACTCTGGGGGAGATACCCTTCGATCCGGTGGAGGCATCGCGGATTCTGAGGGAGGCTGGTTGGGAGGACATCGACCGCGATGGTATATTGGAGAAGGACAGCCTGGAGTTCCGCTTCGAGATGCTGATACCGTCGGGTATCCCGCTCGCCGAGCAGACTGTCTCTATTTTGCGCGAGGACCTGGCTACGGTCGGCATCGCTATGGAGATACGCCGCCTCGAGTGGTCAGTCTTCATCAATAACTACATTCGTAACAAGAAGTTCGATGCAACCTACCTGGCTTGGGCAATGGGTCTCAGGCAAGATCCGAAGCAGATCTGGCACTCATCGTCGGCGGTGGGACGCGGTTCAAACTTCATCGAATTCAAGAACGAACTCACCGACTCGCTAATCGAAGTCGCCCGGGTCGAGTTCGATCCCGAGCGGCGAGCGGAACTTTACCGGCAGTTTCAGCAGATTCTCTACCGCGAACAACCCTACACCTTCATGTACTCCACCAAGTTCAAGCCCGCCTACGACAAGCGCTTCAAAGGCGTGAAGTGGTATCCCTTCCGCCCCGGCTACCAACTTGACGAATGGTGGGTTCCGAAGGAAGAACAGAGGTATTTATGAATATTGTCGACACCAAGAGAGCGCCAGCACGGATAGTTTCCTTAAAGGTGCAAAACTACCGCGCGCTCCGTTTGGTTGAGTTTAGGAACCTTCAGCCAATGTCGGTCTTTATCGGCCCAAACGGCAGTGGGAAATCCACACTGTTTGACGTCTTTGCCTTTCTTTCGGACTGCTTCGTCATGGGGCTGAGGAAGGCTTGGGATAAGAGAGGACGATTTCAGGAATTAAGGTCGCGGGGGCAATCTGATCCGATAGTCATCGAGATCAGGTATAGGGAGCCTTCCTTCCCGATAATTACCTATCGGCTGGAATTCGATGAGGTCGAGAGAGCGCCAGTAGTTAAGTCAGAGCGACTTAGTTGGCGCCGAGCACAACAGAGAGGACAGCCTTTCAGGTTCCTTGACTTCGAAAATGGGCAAGGGAAGGTGATTTCGGGAGACCTGCCAGACAAGTCGGAGCAACGAGTCAATGAAGCTCTTACCTCAAACGAAGAATTAGCCGTAAGCACCCTT
Proteins encoded:
- a CDS encoding indolepyruvate oxidoreductase subunit beta; translation: MSSTTNILIVGVGGQGVILASELLSEAAMSAGYDVKKSEVHGMAQRGGVVSSHVRFGPKVHSPLIPDGAADVVLAFEAAEGLRWVDQVKPDGALVVNTQEIVPPIAFTKEHRYPDDPVGQARQVVEKVVAIDAHAVASEAGSSKMVNTVLLGAISNYLPLEEATWEAILRKKVPRGTEEANLTAFRRGRQFALAEAT